From Ascochyta rabiei chromosome 12, complete sequence, the proteins below share one genomic window:
- a CDS encoding Carboxypeptidase D, giving the protein MTMTMFCTDSQSRWRTALVGGLLATLSLLPGSAAQAKTQADYFIHELPGAPQPQLKMHAGHIEVDAAHNGNLFFWHYQNRHIANRQRTVLWLNGGPGCSSMDGAMMEIGPYRVTEDGNLKYNNGSWDEFANLLFVDQPVGTGFSYVNTDSYLTELEQMAEHMVIFLEKWFALFPEYEHDDFYIAGESYAGQHIPHIARAILKRNKNQGNRAWSLKGLLIGNGWISPVDQYLAYLPFAYQNGLIEADSESARRVEQQQSVCVEALNNGGKDRVDTPVCEQIMVTILEETKDKSADPMEQCVNMYDIRLRDDSSCGMNWPPDLKQVTPYLRRQDVINALHINPDKKTGWQECNGAVTGHFRAKNSEPAIRLLPDLLAEVPITLFSGDKDMICNHVGTEAMIDKMSWNGGKGFELSPGVLSSKRDWAFEGEPAGTYREARNLTYVVFYNSSHMVPFDYPRRTRDMLDRFMGVDIGEIGGDPADSVIDGEKGPLTSVGGHPNSTKAEEDKAQALKEAEWKAYYRSGEVALVVVIIVAILWATFLWRSRRRSSGYQGADGDEGRESLLTGMGLDNFRRKERRADLESADFDERELDDLHNVPKKPSNGYSDKTREPQNDSTFSLGVDSDDEAGSSEQGRRKE; this is encoded by the exons ATGACCATGACCATGTTCTGCACAGATTCGCAGTCGCGATGGCGGACGGCGCTCGTTGGCGGATTGCTGGCAACACTGTCCCTGTTGCCCGGCAGCGCGGCGCAGGCGAAGACACAGGCCGACTACTTCATACACGAGCTTCCGGGCGCGCCACAGCCGCAGTTGAAGATGCATGCAGG ACACATCGAAGTCGATGCCGCGCACAACGGCAACCTGTTCTTCTGGCACTACCAGAATCGCCACATCGCCAACCGGCAGCGCACCGTCCTATGGCTCAACGGCGGGCCCGGCTGCTCCTCGATGGACGGCGCAATGATGGAAATCGGTCCCTACAGAGTGACGGAAGACGGAAACCTCAAATACAACAACGGCTCCTGGGACGAGTTCGCCAATCTGCTCTTTGTGGACCAGCCTGTGGGCACCGGCTTCAGCTACGTGAACACGGACAGCTATCTGACCGAGCTCGAGCAGATGGCAGAACACATGGTCATCTTCCTGGAGAAGTGGTTTGCGCTGTTCCCGGAGTACGAGCATGACGAT TTTTACATTGCAGGAGAGTCCTACGCAGGCCAGCACATACCGCATATTGCACGTGCAATCCTCAAACGAAACAAGAACCAAGGCAACCGCGCATGGTCGCTCAAGGGCCTGCTCATTGGAAATGGCTGGATCTCGCCCGTCGATCAATACCTTGCATACCTTCCCTTTGCATATCAAAACGGCCTGATTGAGGCAGACTCCGAGTCTGCCAGACGAGTGGAGCAACAGCAGTCTGTTTGTGTCGAGGCACTCAACAATGGCGGCAAGGACCGCGTCGACACACCAGTTTGTGAGCAGATCATGGTTACCATCCTAGAAGAGACAAAAGACAAATCAGCCGATCCCATGGAACAGTGCGTCAACATGTACGACATTCGCTTGCGAGATGACTCCTCCTGCGGTATGAACTGGCCTCCGGATCTGAAGCAGGTCACTCCCTACCTTCGCCGCCAGGATGTTATCAACGCTCTCCACATCAACCCCGACAAGAAGACTGGATGGCAGGAATGCAACGGCGCGGTGACTGGCCACTTCCGCGCCAAGAACAGCGAGCCTGCCATCAGACTCCTCCCGGATCTGCTCGCTGAGGTGCCCATTACCCTCTTTTCTGGAGACAAGGATATGATCTGCAACCATGTTGGCACAGAAGCTATGATCGATAAGATGAGCTGGAACGGCGGTAAGGGCTTTGAGCTTTCTCCCGGTGTTCTTTCTTCCAAGCGCGATTGGGCATTTGAAGGCGAGCCGGCTGGTACTTACCGGGAGGCGCGCAACTTGACCTACGTTGTCTTTTACAACTCGAGCCACATGGTTCCGTTTGATTATCCCAGGCGGACTCGCGACATGCTTGATCGTTTCATGGGGGTGGACATCGGCGAGATTGGTGGAGATCCAGCAGATAGTGTCATTGACGGCGAGAAGGGCCCGCTGACGAGTGTGGGTGGTCACCCCAACTCTACAAAAGCCGAAGAGGATAAAGCACAGGCGCTGAAGGAGGCTGAGTGGAAAGCATACTATCGCTCTGGCGAGGTTGCTCTCGTAGTCGTCATCATTGTCGCCATCCTCTGGGCCACCTTCCTCTGGCGTAGTCGACGCCGTAGCAGTGGCTACCAGGGAGCGGACGGCGATGAAGGCCGGGAATCTCTGCTCACCGGCATGGGCCTGGACAACTTCAGACGAAAGGAACGAAGAGCGGATTTGGAGTCTGCAGATTTTGATGAACGAGAGCTGGACGATCTGCACAATGTGCCTAAGAAGCCATCGAATGGGTACTCGGATAAGACTCGAGAACCCCAGAACGATTCCACGTTCAGCTTAGGCGTGGACAGCGACGATGAAGCAGGAAGCAGCGAGCAAGGCCGCAGGAAAGAGTAA
- a CDS encoding DNA repair protein rad52, which translates to MPAPGDQYSGGDVKNPFEERVVPNFTAQEIATLQNRLNKQLGPEYISQRPGNGGGRVAYLEGNKAIALANEVFGFNGWSSSLGQVQIDYVDEHQSGKVSLGLSIVVRITLKDGTYHEDIGYGSIENGKGKAASFEKAKKEAATDGLKRSLRTFGNVLGNCLYDKEYLKKVQAMKVKPIKFQEGNLYRHPDFAQQPPWQDGQALVKSEPLRTPGRPSQILRTRTDHLSHSTTADSADFDDEFDGNLFDGVEVSEDQVDTTFDSASSDTVVPRAAEASRKTNGTNGTNPERNTPGPQSGPPPPHAQRQPAPVGRGQGLPPQQLQPNQGPGRPQPNEPNQRGPQTPQQPRPDQARRMPPPTADTNKAPAQQQPNGQQSQQQPLRPTPPQAQQANQPRPGPQAAGNTAPPTNAPNPNVRPPVGFVTSRAAEQVQSAESVAALNSLAFNPHAESPVPKEKRTPGLDHTRSVPVKRKDDGGAPLPQPQGVGRPANGSGAGFNRPSTFVNPQQDATRRIGMPGAPNYAMSPSANRGAYKPPTFANGAAPNALKRERVALQDVSNASANGVTAQEGDAKRQKIEVPGVENAGVSSS; encoded by the exons ATGCCTGC GCCAGGCGACCAGTACAGCGGCGGCGACGTCAAGAATCCGTTTGAGGAACGCGTCGTACCGAACTTTACCGCACAAGAAATTGCAACACTACAAAACCGACTGAATAAACAACTCGGGCCCGAGTACATATCCCAGCGACCGGGCAATGGTGGTGGTCGGGTGGCATATCTGGAGGGAAACAAAGCCATAGCACTTGCCAATGAGGTGTTCGGGTTCAATGGCTGGTCGAGTTCCCTGGGACAAGTGCAGATTGACTAC GTCGACGAGCATCAGAGTGGCAAAGTCAGCCTCGGTTTATCGATCGTAGTGAGAATCACGCTCAAAGATGGCACATACCATGAG GATATCGGCTATGGTTCGATAGAGAACGGCAAAGGCAAAGCGGCATCGTTCGAGAAAGCAAAGAAGGAAGCAGCTACGGATGGCCTGAAGCGCTCGCTACGCACATTTGGTAACGTTCTCGGGAATTGTCTATACGACAAGGAGTATCTCAAGAAGGTCCAGGCCATGAAGGTGAAACCCATCAAGTTCCAAGAAGGCAACCTCTACCGACACCCCGACTTCGCACAACAACCACCATGGCAGGACGGGCAGGCACTCGTCAAGTCCGAGCCGCTCAGGACACCCGGTCGCCCAAGCCAGATTCTCAGGACACGAACCGATCATCTTTCACACTCGACCACTGCCGACTCTGCCGATTTCGACGATGAATTCGATGGGAATCTTTTCGATGGGGTTGAAGTTTCTGAGGATCAGGTTGACACTACTTTCGATTCAGCGTCCTCGGACACCGTTGTACCACGAGCAGCAGAAGCATCCAGGAAGACAAATGGCACGAACGGCACGAACCCGGAACGCAACACACCTGGCCCTCAGAGCGGTCCTCCACCGCCTCATGCACAGAGGCAACCAGCACCAGTGGGGCGCGGACAAGGGCTTCCACCTCAGCAGCTCCAGCCAAACCAGGGACCTGGGCGGCCACAGCCGAATGAACCAAATCAACGCGGCCCACAAACGCCTCAGCAGCCTCGCCCGGATCAGGCTCGACGCATGCCTCCACCAACAGCTGACACGAACAAGGCACCAGCTCAACAGCAACCAAACGGACAGCAATCCCAACAGCAACCTTTGCGACCGACCCCTCCACAAGCACAGCAGGCTAATCAGCCACGCCCCGGGCCACAGGCTGCAGGCAACACAGCTCCTCCAACCAATGCTCCCAATCCTAATGTTCGGCCACCCGTTGGCTTCGTGACCTCGCGTGCAGCCGAACAGGTACAGAGCGCGGAATCTGTAGCAGCACTCAACTCCCTCGCCTTCAATCCTCACGCGGAGTCGCCTGTTCCCAAGGAAAAACGCACACCTGGTCTAGACCACACTCGCAGTGTCCCTGTAAAGCGCAAGGACGACGGTGGCGCTCCACTGCCTCAACCCCAAGGCGTCGGACGTCCAGCAAACGGAAGCGGCGCGGGATTCAACCGGCCAAGCACTTTTGTCAACCCACAACAAGACGCCACGCGCCGGATCGGTATGCCCGGCGCACCCAACTATGCCATGAGTCCTAGTGCGAACCGTGGCGCGTACAAGCCGCCTACCTTTGCAAACGGGGCGGCGCCGAATGCATTGAAGAGGGAGAGGGTTGCACTGCAGGATGTGAGTAATGCGAGCGCGAATGGTGTGACGGCGCAAGAGGGCGATGCGAAGCGGCAGAAGATAGAGGTGCCTGGGGTGGAGAATGCGGGTGTTAGTTCTTCCTAA
- a CDS encoding RNA export factor gle2: MALFGSSAPAAASTTTGDTSKDVEVQQSQLPSDSIQDLQFSPTNDFLAVASWDKKVYIYEVVGNGANGKWLFECQGHVLGVGWSKDGTRVAAGDSTGMLNIVDFRNVAASGQVQAQQAKAHEEAIKCVRWFQTGGQDYVATGSWDKTVKFWDLKGAQPVATLQCQDRVYSMDIKDQLLVVATAERHINMINLNEPTKIYKTIISPLKWQTRVVSCFTDASGFAVGSIEGRCAIQYVEDKDTSLNFSFKCHRQQDPTQRDVAKVYSVNAISFHPQHGTFSTAGSDGTFHFWDKDAKHRLKGYPEVGGSITATAFSRNGDIFAYAVSYDWSKGFSGNTPQYPIKLKLHPVIGDECKPRPGTKKR, translated from the exons ATGGCACTTTTTGGGTCCTCCGCACCAGCGGCGGCGAGCACCACCACGGGCGACACCAGCAAGGATGTCGAAGTCCAGCAGAGCCAGCTTCCCTCAGACAGCATCCAGGACCTCCAATTCTCGCCCACAAATGACTTCCTTGCCGTCGCTAGCTGGGACAAGAAGGTGTACATCTACGAGGTGGTTGGGAATGGCGCGAACGGCAAGTGGCTGTTCGAATGCCAGGGCCACGTCTTGGGCGTCGGCTGGTCAAAG GATGGCACGCGAGTAGCCGCAGGCGACTCGACCGGTATGCTCAACATTGTCGACTTCCGCAACGTCGCTGCCAGCGGCCAGGTGCAAGCGCAACAAGCCAAAGCCCACGAAGAAGCCATCAAGTGCGTGCGCTGGTTCCAGACCGGCGGCCAGGACTACGTCGCAACAGGCTCCTGGGACAAGACAGTCAAGTTCTGGGACCTGAAGGGCGCGCAACCCGTCGCCACACTGCAGTGCCAGGACCGCGTCTACAGCATGGATATTAAGGACCAGCTCCTCGTCGTTGCCACAGCCGAGCGACACATCAACATGATCAACCTGAACGAGCCCACCAAGATCTACAAGACCATCATCAGCCCACTGAAGTGGCAGACGCGCGTTGTCAGCTGCTTCACCGACGCTTCAGGTTTCGCCGTGGGCAGCATCGAGGGGCGTTGTGCGATCCAGTATGTCGAGGACAAGGACACCAG CCTCAACTTCTCCTTCAAATGCCACCGCCAACAAGATCCCACGCAGCGCGACGTGGCCAAAGTCTACTCGGTAAACGCAATCTCCTTCCACCCCCAGCATGGCACCTTCAGCACCGCCGGCTCGGACGGGACCTTCCACTTTTGGGACAAGGACGCCAAGCACCGTCTCAAGGGCTACCCGGAGGTCGGCGGCTCCATCACCGCCACCGCCTTCTCCCGCAACGGCGACATCTTCGCCTACGCCGTCAGCTACGACTGGAGCAAAGGCTTCAGCGGGAACACACCCCAATACCCCATCAAGCTGAAGCTGCACCCCGTCATTGGCGACGAGTGCAAGCCCAGACCGGGGACGAAGAAGCGGTAA